Within the Scyliorhinus canicula chromosome 6, sScyCan1.1, whole genome shotgun sequence genome, the region gtgttaatgtaagcctacttgtgacaataaagattattataaatcaggtttgttcccatgaataagattatatGCATTTAATACATGTTTCgtaacaagttatagaaaatgcttaaattGTTTTAGATTAATAGAACTATCACCAACTTCAAattgttaaaaacaaaataaacgtTGACACTTTGGAGGGGGTGCACGGCTCTCATAGTCAACGTTGTGAGCAACCAGCATGCACCTCACATCACCTGCCCTCCTGCCCTTGCTCTACCTTGGTATCTTTTCAATCGTACCGGCAGGAAAAATAAAACTACACAAACAGAAATCCGCAGAATGTGGCAATCCTGTGCGTGAGCAACGGTGAACAAAATGTCCAATGGGCCATACTCAGAACCCTAGCAAGCCTCAGGCAGCCAAAGGTTGCTCACCACAGCTCCAAGGCCTCATTCATTGACTCTGTTTCAAGATGTGAATATCTGGAAGAGACTTGGCTGGTGCAGAAGAAGTACGTTGTTGCAGCAAGATGTGTTTTGTGCACAGACACGCACAAATGAATCTTTGGATGGTTACAGACCCGAGCTGATCGTTAATGGAGTGGAACCCATTTTGGTAGCTGTGTAGTCCTGGGTTATCAGCGCGGACCTTTTATTGCCACATATGTGAAATCTGTGACTTCCTTGGCCCAGGGAAATATACTCACAGCAGCAAATGATAATATCCTCTCATTCTGACCAGCTGAATTACTGGTGAGTGCACCTAAGCGCCCTCTTTGGAATCGTACCACGCATTACCCGTGAGGCACACAAGTGGGTGCTAGATTGTCCGATGTAACAATTAACAACAGCGGATCTCTGGATGGAGCTGGAGGTGAAGAAATTAAGGActgtggtgaccttgacagccactggcaaTGCATGTCCATCACATCCACTTGAAGGGAGATGGCAAATGTCAACAACCAACTAATTGGATATGTTAAGCCTCCTTGAGACACTGCCATCATGTCCAGGACGCTGATTCTCCCTGCCTGTGAGCCCTGCGTTGGGGATATATCACCTCCCGAGAACTGGAACTCTGTGTCCATCTcctccggggctggtttagcacagtgggctaaacagctggctcgtaacgcagaacaatgccagcagcgcgggtcaattcccgtaccggcctccccgaataggtgccagaatgtggcgaccaggggcttttccagggccggctcaaggtaccggcaactcgggcagtcgcccggggcgccatgtgctagggggcgccatgaaggagtgcgtgaccggcgtcagagacccggcgccgcgcaaaagactcgggtcccgcgcatgcgcagttgggccggtgccaaccagcgcatgcgcggtggccgccctccctcaggccgccccgcacaaacatggcggatggatccaggctcgccggtggtcactctggcccccccccccctcgggccccccccccccaagggcgccgaagttcagcttgcccggggcgccagcaaccctagggccggcggcgctgggcttttcacagtaccttaattgaagccgacttgtgacaataagcgattattattattaccttgtgTAGCAGCAGGTAGCTGAGGAGAGGACTGCTGGTGCTGCTCATCTTGTCCCTCATCTGAGGTTTGTAGTTGAGGTACAACAAGCAGCTCCCGTGCTGTTGCGAAGCCTAACAGCTGAGGAGTGGCAGATTAGATGCAAGACACTGCAAGGTCACCTCCAAAGTATTGATATCGCCTGCCAGGCCATGTCAGCACACTCGAAGAACAAGCAGGAGCAAACAAAgtgccattcattttggaaagtccTAGCTCAGTATTTATTTAGTCTGCTCAATTCCCGCTGTCTTCTTTCCTTGCTTAACCCTGGCCAATTCCAGGAAGCCGGGGAAACAGGTGCGCACAGAGTTAAAATTAGAATCCTGGGTCAAAACCACAATTAATGAGCATTTGATATATTTAAATGACCGTTGCCCCATGGGTATGCCATGCCCTGAGGAATTCATTTGGGTTAAAGGTGGGCCTTCCACAGTTCCAACTCTCTAAATCAGGTTGAAATTCCTGTTTTACACTGTGACTGTAGCATTGTCACTGGGAACATCCAGTGGTGAGTGGAATTCTCCAGATCATTCAGGATACATATGGCGGACAATCCAGATGCACTCGTTATCTGCCAAATTTAAACAGTTGGTTCagatagcacagtagcacaagtggatatcactgtggctttacagcgccagggtcacaggttcgattcccggcttgggtcactgtctgtgcggagtctgcacgttctcctcgtgtctgcgtgggtttcctccgggtgctccagtttcctcccacagtccaaacacgtgcaggttcggcggattggccatgctaaattgcccttagtgtccaaaaaggttcggaggggttattgggttacggagatggggtggaggtgagggcttcaggggtcggtgcagattcgatgggccgaatggcctccttctgtactgtatgttctatggtctatgattGGTGAAGACTCTGCTTCCTTAAAGAAAAACATTTCCCGTGGATGGCCAAAGGAATCCTCATCTCGCTGACATTCTGCgcctcccttcctcctccacccACAGAGACATGACGTACAGCCGACGAAGCTCGCTATCAACCTGGTCGTTGCTGCCGTTGCGAATGCCTGGAGGCTAGGGTGCCAGGGCCAGcccagggaggaccctgcacaagaggtGCCTGTCCCAAAAGAGTACGGATCAGCCGGAGAGGCTCAAGTGCCAGGactcaacaggccgaggaggaggtgcaaaggatgcTCCGCATCAGGATATGTGTATAATGTTGccgcctgtccttcgaggagctaCTGACCATGTGTCCCACTGCGGCTCCAGCTCACCGGAGATACCACGTGCCACCTGTGACAGATGATGATCTGGCATCGCGAGCGTTtggaggaggaaacccactcctggtggccgtcaaggtgacagtcgccctgaacttttctgtgtgggttttcgcTATCATCCGCACACAGATGCACCCGCGGTGTTATAGATGCCCGATGTGCCTGGGCATGGGACTACATAACCTTCAACATGGACCAAACCCAACAAGCTGCCTGCGCACCAGGACTCGCTGCCAtcactggcatgccccaggtgcaAGAGTGATCAATTGGATTCATGTTGCCCTCCCAGCAGCAATTCAACATGGGCTGCTCTTCTATAGGAAgggtttccactccctgaatgtgcagttagtGTGCGGCCAGCAGCTGCACATCATACATACCTGTGCCCGATACCTCAGCGTGCATGATGCTTATATCTTGGTGCACTCATTGATTCCCGgcaccttcatagaatcatagaatttacagtgcagaaggaggccattcagcccatcgagtctgcactggttcttggaaagagcaccctacccaagcccacacgtccaccctatccccataacccagtaaccccacccaacaccaagggtaattttggacacgaagggcgatttagcatggccagtccacctaacctgcacacctttggaccttTGAGTCGCTcccttgggtgaggggttggctattGGGTAACAAGACttacccgctgaggtcatggcgAATGATGCCGGTGTGGAGGCCCCAGACCGACCCGGGGACCCGTTATAGTGGCACTCACACAACAACCAGGAGCGTCATCGAGCGGTGCACCGGATTGCTCAAGATGTGCTTCAAATGTCTGGACCTCTCTGGTGAGTAGCTCCAATAGGGTCCTGAGAGGGTCTTAAGCATCGTGGGGGCCTGCTGCTACTCCCTTCATAACATTGCGCTGCagcagggtgacatgctggatgGATATGAAAAACAGCAGACCTCATCTGACGAGGATGATGAGGATAGTGTCCAGGTATTACCGGGAATGAAGCCGGAGCTGACAGGGCAAGCTGCCTAATGTATGATCCCGGGCCACCGCATATGGGACAACCTCATTACCTCTCAATTTACCAACTAGAAGGCCTGGCCTGTAACAGCTGCGCCGCTCTGCCCACCTCCATCCACCCGCCCACCCAGCTACTTCAAATGCCTCCATCTCCcacaggttccaccttccccGAAACCTCacaacccttccctctccctcagtccatccaacccttccctctccctcagtccatccaacccttccctctccctcagtccatccaacccttccctctctctcagtccatccaacccttccctctccctcagtccatccaacccttccctctccctcagtccatccaacccttccctctccctcagtccatccatcccttccctctccctcagtccatccatcccttccatctccctcagtccttccatcccttccctctccctcagtccttccaccccttccctctccctcagtccttccactccttccctctccctcagtccttccatcccttccctcagtccatccatcccttccctctccctcagtccatccatcccttccctctccctcagtccttccatcccttccctctccctcagtccatccaacccttccctctccctcagtccatccatcccttccctctccctcagtccatccatcccttccctctccctcagtccttccatcccttccctctccctcagtccatccatcccttccctctccctcagtccatccaccccttccctctccctccatcaccccttccctctccctcagtccttccatcccttccctctccctcagtccttccatcccttccctctccctcagtccttccatcccttccctcgccgtcagtccatccaccccttaccTCTCCCAGtctttcactccaccttcccctgaATCTTCCTTCCCATTACCACAGCTCCTCCTTCTCCCTGTGAGGGTCCTACCAGCATCGCCATAGGGTGTTGGTCCTGGGCGGACGGTATCAATGGGTCTTGTCCACGAGACGCAGGATGATGACAAGTCGCTGTGAGATGAACTCTGGTGCTGCTCATCGTCTGACTAAATCTGACTTCTGCCTTGAGGATATCATCCGCTGTCCAcccaggtgatccctgcatgtgtgctggcaaATCCTTCTCACAGGCCCATTTTTCTTGgagcgcggggcggggggggggggggggggggagttggtggagGCGGGTGGAGGGATTGGAGGAGATGGTGAAGTTAAGGCTCACTCACTAGGGATGCGGGCTCACACTGTTGCCCCTGTGCCATGCCACATCCTGGTGAGGGTGTCACCATATAGGATGTTAATATGCCATGGCCGCTCAAGCCTCaccgcccacccccacccgcgGCAACACTCAGCCCATGAGACAAAGGTTGGAGGCATGTCGGACTGGTGTAAAAGTGTTTAACTGTGTGTTTTTAACCATAGGTGTGCCCTTGGCCCTAActatgttctttttaaaaataaatttggagcacccaatttatttttccaattaaggggcaatttagcgtggccaatccacctagcctgtacatctttggattgtgggggcgaaacccactcaaacacggggagaatgtgcaaaccccacatggacagtaacccagggccagaatcgaacctaggacctcggcacgtcaaggcagcagtgctaaccattgcaccacgtgctgcccccccccccccaactatgttCGAACCACtaaacccatgccaacttaagtgCCATCTATCTTCCTAATCATTGATCATGTCGCTCTGTGCTTGTGTcatgtctctctgtgcctgtgacaTGGCGCTCTGGGCCTGTGACATGTCACTCTGTGCCTGTGACATATCGCTCTGTGCTTGTGTCATGTCActctgtgcctgtgacatgtCGCTCTGTGCTTGTGTCATGTCTCTCTGGACCTGTGACATGTCGCTCTGTGTCTGTGACATGTCGCTCTGGGCCTGTGACATGTCGctctgtgcctgtgacatgtCGCTCTGGGCCTGTGACATGTCACTCTGTGCCTGTGACATATCGCTCTGTGCTTGTGTCATGTCActctgtgcctgtgacatgtCGCTCTGTGCTTGTGTcatgtctctctgtgcctgtgacaTGGCGCTCTGGGCCTGTGACATGTCACTCTGTGCCTGTGACATATCGCTCTGTGCTTGTGTCATGTCACTCTGTGTCTGTGACATGTCGCTCTGTGCTTGTGTCATGTCTCTCTGGACCTGTGACATGTCGCTCTGTGTCTGTGACATGTCGCTCTGGGCCTGTGACATGTCGctctgtgcctgtgacatgtCGCTCTGGGCCTGTGACATGTCGCTCTGTGTCTGTGACATGTCGCTCTGGGCCTGTGACATGTCGctctgtgcctgtgacatgtCGCTCTGGGCCTGTGACATGTCGCTCTGTGTCTGTGACATGTCGCTCTGGGCCTGTGACATGTCGctctgtgcctgtgacatgtCGCTCTGGT harbors:
- the LOC119967968 gene encoding tropomyosin-like, producing MSVSASQDQSDMSQAQSDMSQAQSDMSQTQSDMSQAQSDMSQAQSDMSQAQSDMSQTQSDMSQAQSDMSQAQSDMSQAQSDMSQTQSDMSQVQRDMTQAQSDMSQTQSDMTQAQSDMSQAQSDMSQAQSAMSQAQRDMTQAQSDMSQAQSDMTQAQSDMSQAQSDMSQAQSDMSQAQSDMSQAQSDMSQTQSDMSQVQRDMTQAQSDMSQAQSDMTQAQSDMSQAQSDMSQAQSAMSQAQRDMTQAQSDMIND